Proteins from a genomic interval of Stenotrophomonas maltophilia R551-3:
- a CDS encoding isocitrate lyase/PEP mutase family protein, with amino-acid sequence MSNAHASFVQLHQGANFYVLPNVWDAGGARLVQQQGARAVGTSSAAMAWSCGYADGGALPDTALLQRVSEIARVISLPVTVDIEDGYSDVPDAVAARVLRLVEAGAVGINIEDGAGSPAALVDKITAIRSALGGRSLFINARTDVYLRSLAEGDEAVRMSIDRLQAYARAGADGGFVPGLRALDEAAAVASAVPLPLNLMWLPGIASPAALSQAGVRRLSAGPALFMHAWAAMAAATTDFLGGAMAMPEGAPGYAALNHLFSEG; translated from the coding sequence ATGTCCAACGCTCACGCCAGTTTCGTACAACTCCACCAAGGTGCCAATTTTTACGTGCTGCCCAACGTATGGGATGCCGGTGGCGCCCGCCTGGTCCAGCAGCAGGGGGCCCGCGCGGTGGGAACATCGAGTGCTGCGATGGCGTGGTCCTGCGGTTATGCCGATGGCGGTGCGCTGCCTGATACCGCGCTGCTGCAGCGGGTGTCCGAAATCGCTCGTGTGATCTCGTTGCCGGTCACGGTCGATATCGAGGACGGCTACAGCGATGTTCCCGATGCGGTCGCTGCGCGGGTGCTGCGCCTGGTGGAGGCGGGTGCGGTCGGGATCAACATCGAAGACGGCGCCGGCAGTCCTGCGGCGCTGGTGGACAAGATCACTGCCATCCGCTCGGCGCTTGGCGGGCGATCGCTGTTCATCAATGCACGCACCGATGTGTATCTGCGCAGCCTGGCCGAAGGTGATGAGGCCGTCAGGATGAGCATCGATCGGCTGCAGGCCTATGCACGTGCTGGTGCCGACGGCGGCTTTGTGCCGGGGCTGCGTGCGCTGGACGAGGCTGCTGCGGTTGCCAGCGCCGTGCCGCTGCCCCTCAACCTCATGTGGCTGCCTGGAATTGCGTCGCCTGCTGCGCTGTCGCAGGCCGGCGTGCGGCGGCTGAGTGCAGGGCCCGCGCTGTTCATGCACGCGTGGGCGGCGATGGCTGCGGCGACCACGGATTTTCTCGGCGGCGCGATGGCGATGCCCGAGGGCGCACCGGGATATGCGGCCTTGAACCACCTGTTCAGCGAAGGGTGA
- the dnaX gene encoding DNA polymerase III subunit gamma/tau produces the protein MENGGLMSYLVLARKWRPKRFAELVGQEHVVRALSNALDSGRVHHAFLFTGTRGVGKTTIARIFAKSLNCEQGTSADPCGQCAACLDIDAGRYIDLLEIDAASNTGVDDVREVIENAQYMPSRGKYKVYLIDEVHMLSKAAFNALLKTLEEPPEHVKFLLATTDPQKLPVTVLSRCLQFNLKRLDEDQIQGQMTRILAAEEIEADGSALVQLAKAADGSLRDGLSLLDQAIAYAGGALREDVVRTMLGTVDRTQVAAMLDALAEGDGPRLLQVVAALAEFSPDWSGVLEALAEGLHRIQVQQLVPGAAAAAEGLDATVFAERLRPEVVQLWYQMALNGRRDLPLAPSPRAGFEMAVLRMLAFRPAAAVPSVPKTVESAAGGTPGGNTAGGGVGSQEASSAPAAAAASASPVAAAVPVQAAPREPEPEPEPAPQPEPDPTPEPEPVPVQEPESPPPVKAAAEAPTPTPATDAAATDDLPPWATDEAEARDEALAAELAGPDAAMVAPWHEPPAPVPAPVEAKPAELERPFRAEGIAIAPAEPAAVRDPAPQDGVSELASAEDWLDLVANSGLSGPSRQLAANAAFISCQRGTLKLGLSPGFEYLRSERALAALGEMLEKALGQAPKIVVETVETEHVPAETLHQRADRQRGERQQVAEAVFMDDPEVQVLIQQHGARVVSDSIRSFDE, from the coding sequence ATGGAAAACGGTGGCCTGATGTCCTATCTCGTCCTTGCCCGCAAGTGGCGTCCGAAGCGTTTTGCCGAGCTGGTGGGCCAGGAACACGTGGTCCGTGCGCTCAGCAACGCGCTGGACAGCGGCCGGGTCCACCATGCGTTCCTGTTCACCGGTACCCGCGGCGTGGGCAAGACCACGATCGCGCGCATCTTCGCCAAGTCGCTCAACTGCGAGCAGGGCACCAGCGCAGACCCATGCGGCCAGTGCGCGGCCTGCCTGGACATCGACGCCGGCCGCTACATCGACCTGCTGGAAATCGACGCCGCGTCCAACACCGGCGTGGATGACGTGCGCGAGGTGATCGAGAACGCGCAGTACATGCCCTCGCGTGGCAAATACAAGGTCTACCTGATCGACGAAGTGCACATGCTGTCCAAGGCGGCGTTCAACGCGCTGCTGAAGACGCTGGAAGAGCCGCCGGAGCACGTGAAGTTCCTGCTGGCCACCACCGACCCGCAGAAGCTGCCGGTCACCGTGCTCAGCCGCTGCCTGCAGTTCAACCTCAAGCGCCTGGACGAGGATCAGATCCAGGGCCAGATGACCCGCATTCTGGCGGCTGAGGAAATCGAGGCCGACGGCAGCGCCCTCGTGCAGCTGGCCAAGGCCGCCGATGGCAGCCTGCGCGACGGCCTGTCGCTGCTGGACCAGGCGATTGCCTATGCCGGCGGCGCGCTGCGCGAGGATGTGGTGCGCACCATGCTGGGCACCGTCGACCGTACCCAGGTGGCGGCAATGCTCGACGCACTGGCCGAGGGCGATGGCCCGCGCCTGTTGCAGGTGGTGGCCGCGCTGGCCGAGTTCTCGCCGGACTGGAGTGGCGTGCTGGAAGCATTGGCCGAAGGCCTGCACCGCATCCAGGTGCAGCAGCTGGTGCCGGGCGCTGCGGCTGCCGCCGAAGGCCTGGACGCCACGGTGTTCGCCGAGCGCCTGCGTCCGGAGGTGGTCCAGCTCTGGTACCAGATGGCCTTGAACGGCCGTCGTGACCTGCCGCTGGCGCCGAGTCCGCGCGCCGGCTTCGAAATGGCCGTGCTGCGGATGCTGGCGTTCCGCCCGGCCGCGGCGGTGCCGTCGGTGCCGAAGACAGTTGAAAGTGCGGCCGGCGGTACACCGGGTGGCAACACGGCCGGTGGTGGCGTTGGCAGCCAGGAGGCATCGTCCGCGCCTGCCGCCGCTGCTGCTTCGGCCAGTCCGGTCGCCGCCGCAGTGCCCGTGCAGGCCGCACCACGCGAGCCTGAACCCGAACCTGAGCCGGCCCCGCAACCGGAGCCGGATCCGACGCCGGAACCCGAGCCGGTTCCAGTGCAGGAACCCGAATCGCCGCCGCCGGTGAAGGCCGCCGCGGAGGCTCCAACGCCGACGCCGGCCACAGATGCAGCGGCGACCGACGACCTGCCGCCGTGGGCCACCGACGAAGCCGAGGCCCGTGACGAGGCGCTGGCCGCCGAACTGGCGGGTCCGGATGCGGCGATGGTCGCGCCCTGGCATGAGCCACCGGCCCCGGTGCCAGCACCGGTCGAAGCGAAGCCTGCCGAGCTGGAGCGCCCGTTCCGTGCCGAGGGCATCGCCATCGCGCCGGCCGAGCCCGCTGCGGTGCGTGATCCCGCGCCGCAGGACGGTGTCAGCGAACTGGCCAGCGCCGAGGACTGGCTGGACCTGGTCGCCAACAGTGGCCTGAGCGGCCCGTCGCGGCAGTTGGCCGCCAACGCCGCCTTCATCAGTTGCCAGCGCGGGACCTTGAAACTGGGCCTTTCGCCCGGATTTGAATACCTGCGCTCGGAGCGCGCGCTGGCTGCGCTGGGCGAAATGCTGGAGAAGGCCCTCGGCCAGGCGCCGAAGATCGTGGTCGAGACCGTGGAAACCGAACACGTTCCGGCCGAGACCCTGCATCAGCGTGCCGATCGCCAGCGTGGCGAACGGCAGCAGGTGGCAGAGGCTGTTTTCATGGACGATCCGGAAGTGCAGGTGCTGATCCAACAGCACGGTGCCCGGGTTGTTTCCGATTCCATCCGTTCTTTTGACGAGTAA
- a CDS encoding YbaB/EbfC family nucleoid-associated protein produces MRGNIAQLMQQAQKMQENLQKAQEEIAKIEVTGSAGGGMVSVTLTGAKECRKVRIDPSLASDPEMLEDLIAAAFNDASNKIDAESKSKMGSATAGMQLPPGMKLPF; encoded by the coding sequence ATGCGCGGCAACATCGCCCAACTGATGCAGCAGGCCCAGAAGATGCAGGAAAACCTGCAGAAGGCCCAGGAAGAAATCGCCAAGATCGAAGTGACCGGCAGCGCCGGTGGCGGCATGGTCAGCGTGACCCTGACCGGCGCCAAGGAATGCCGCAAGGTACGCATCGACCCGTCGCTGGCCAGCGACCCGGAGATGCTGGAAGACCTGATCGCTGCCGCATTCAACGATGCCTCGAACAAGATCGATGCCGAGTCGAAGTCGAAGATGGGCTCGGCCACCGCCGGCATGCAGCTGCCGCCGGGCATGAAGCTGCCGTTCTGA
- the recR gene encoding recombination mediator RecR, with the protein MSAPLLEQLIDALRVLPGVGQKTAQRMAYHLLEREREGGQRLAEALSLAVERIGHCAQCRDFSETELCPTCANSSRERSQLCVVESPADRLAIENATGFRGVYFVLQGRLSPLDGIGPRELGLEQLERRLAEGEVQELIIATSATVEGEATAHYLAQLARARKVQPSRLAQGLPLGGELEYVDRGTLSHAFGTRSEFRD; encoded by the coding sequence GTGTCCGCACCCCTGCTTGAACAATTGATCGACGCACTGCGGGTGCTGCCTGGCGTGGGCCAGAAGACCGCGCAGCGCATGGCCTACCACCTGCTCGAGCGCGAGCGCGAAGGTGGCCAGCGCCTGGCTGAAGCGCTGTCGCTGGCGGTGGAACGCATTGGCCACTGCGCGCAGTGCCGCGACTTCAGCGAAACCGAGTTGTGCCCGACCTGCGCCAACAGCAGCCGCGAACGCAGCCAGCTGTGCGTGGTCGAATCGCCGGCCGACCGCCTGGCCATCGAAAACGCCACCGGTTTCCGCGGTGTCTACTTCGTGCTGCAGGGGCGGCTGTCGCCGCTCGATGGCATCGGCCCGCGCGAGCTGGGCCTGGAGCAGCTGGAGCGGCGGCTGGCCGAAGGCGAGGTGCAGGAGCTGATCATCGCCACCAGCGCCACTGTCGAGGGCGAAGCCACCGCGCACTACCTGGCGCAGCTGGCGCGCGCACGCAAGGTGCAGCCCAGCCGCCTTGCGCAGGGCCTGCCTCTCGGCGGCGAACTTGAATACGTTGATCGCGGCACGCTGTCGCACGCGTTCGGGACGCGCAGCGAATTCCGCGATTGA
- a CDS encoding histidine triad nucleotide-binding protein, with protein MSNETLFSKIIRREIPATIVYEDDEVLGFKDIAPQAPVHVLFIPKNEIIPTLDDLQPSQAHLIGKLALAAAEYARREGFAQDGYRIVMNCREDAGQTVFHIHMHLLAGGQLGHFGTPGR; from the coding sequence ATGAGCAACGAAACCCTCTTCAGCAAGATCATCCGTCGCGAGATCCCGGCCACCATCGTCTACGAGGATGACGAGGTGCTGGGCTTCAAGGACATCGCACCGCAGGCGCCGGTGCACGTGCTGTTCATTCCGAAGAACGAAATCATTCCGACCCTGGACGATCTGCAGCCGTCGCAGGCGCACCTGATCGGCAAACTGGCACTGGCCGCTGCCGAGTACGCGCGCCGCGAGGGTTTTGCGCAGGATGGCTATCGCATCGTGATGAACTGCCGCGAGGACGCCGGGCAGACCGTGTTCCATATCCACATGCACCTGCTGGCCGGTGGGCAGCTGGGGCATTTCGGTACGCCGGGGCGTTGA
- a CDS encoding Slp family lipoprotein codes for MNTKFLLTAVATLALSACATAPKPLQGQFSLVSPRDSVATQQVGTPVRWGGRIIETKPGQGETCFQMISRPLNASGRPNTTSSDASDGRFIACRAGFYDPAVFEAGRDVTFIGKIDGYQNTRIGDYDYRLPKLSADVIYLWPEQRQVDVVPYPYGPWGPSPYGPYWGGYGRWGWW; via the coding sequence ATGAACACCAAGTTCCTCCTCACCGCTGTGGCCACGCTGGCCCTGTCGGCCTGCGCCACGGCCCCCAAGCCGCTGCAGGGACAGTTCAGCCTGGTCTCCCCGCGCGACTCGGTCGCCACCCAGCAGGTCGGCACGCCCGTCCGTTGGGGCGGCCGCATCATCGAAACCAAGCCCGGCCAGGGCGAGACCTGCTTCCAGATGATCTCGCGCCCGCTCAACGCCAGTGGCCGCCCGAACACCACCTCGTCCGACGCCAGCGACGGCCGCTTCATCGCCTGCCGCGCCGGCTTCTACGACCCGGCCGTGTTCGAAGCCGGCCGTGACGTGACCTTCATCGGCAAGATCGACGGCTACCAGAACACCCGCATCGGCGACTATGACTACCGCCTGCCGAAGCTGTCGGCCGATGTGATCTACCTGTGGCCGGAACAGCGCCAGGTCGATGTGGTGCCCTACCCCTATGGCCCGTGGGGCCCGAGCCCGTATGGCCCGTACTGGGGCGGCTATGGTCGCTGGGGCTGGTGGTGA
- a CDS encoding transglutaminase TgpA family protein, translated as MADPLDQLDRSTRAWTLACAALALLPLLLQLPPLLAVVIAIAAMLTAALSWRRVLPMPVRLLLVLGMLAAIVWQMGMVRPGRDTGCALLAAMLAIKSSELRSLRDARSLLGFALFAPFAAFLLDQGPLTTTLAALAGVGTLLALQRLAHDEGRAGRLPLRGQLRSVGRLLAIGLPLALASFWLFPRLATPLWGVPERAVGTPGLSDSMEPDQWLDLMADDTPALRVQFFGAVPEPAQRYWRGPVLTAFDGRRWSRDRASARRPAATVEASAQGWDYQIDYEPTDRRQLVALDLPSRAPEGSTLDADMSLSSERPLASLSRWRLHSAPPARFDSTLSPYLRRAALQLPGGFNPRTATLAQQWRQEAGADDEAIVRRALQWITRDFSYTLATPPAGRDPVDEFLFGYKAGFCQHFSSAFVVLMRNAGIPARVVTGFAGGTRNRIGDYWVLRRMDAHAWAEVWLPQRGWVRVDPTAAVAPERILDTLDDRLQAGTDTPMQQRWLQLGQMGDWLRRGWNDLVLSFDARRQQQLLKPLGLDDLGPAQLIAGFVTAALMALAWMAWLLARGERERDPLLRGWHRLGRRYAPLGLAREPHETAQDWARRVHARRPDPALLALSQRFADARYAGTCTELASLLRDLRRHRPTSGASP; from the coding sequence ATGGCTGATCCCCTCGATCAACTGGACCGCAGCACGCGTGCCTGGACGTTGGCCTGTGCGGCGCTGGCCCTGCTGCCACTGCTGCTGCAGTTGCCACCGCTGCTGGCGGTAGTGATCGCGATCGCTGCGATGTTGACCGCTGCGCTGTCCTGGCGACGCGTGCTGCCGATGCCGGTGCGCCTGCTGCTGGTGCTGGGCATGCTCGCCGCCATTGTCTGGCAGATGGGCATGGTGCGCCCCGGTCGCGATACCGGCTGCGCTCTGCTGGCGGCGATGCTGGCGATCAAATCCAGCGAACTGCGCAGCCTGCGCGACGCGCGCAGCCTGCTCGGCTTTGCGCTGTTTGCTCCGTTCGCCGCATTCCTGCTCGACCAGGGACCACTGACCACAACCCTGGCCGCGCTCGCCGGTGTCGGCACGCTGCTTGCGCTGCAACGCCTGGCACATGATGAGGGCCGTGCCGGCCGCCTGCCGTTGCGCGGACAGCTGCGCAGTGTCGGCCGCCTGCTGGCGATCGGCCTGCCGCTGGCTCTGGCCAGCTTCTGGCTGTTCCCGCGCCTGGCCACGCCGCTGTGGGGTGTTCCCGAACGCGCGGTGGGCACGCCGGGGCTGTCCGACAGCATGGAGCCCGACCAGTGGCTGGACCTGATGGCCGACGACACCCCGGCGCTGCGCGTGCAGTTCTTCGGCGCGGTGCCGGAACCGGCGCAGCGCTACTGGCGAGGCCCGGTGCTGACCGCCTTCGATGGCCGCCGCTGGTCGCGCGATCGCGCCAGCGCGCGAAGGCCGGCCGCCACGGTCGAAGCCAGCGCGCAGGGCTGGGATTACCAGATCGACTACGAGCCGACCGATCGCCGCCAGCTGGTGGCGCTGGACCTGCCCAGCCGCGCCCCCGAGGGCAGCACGCTGGACGCGGACATGAGCCTGAGCAGCGAGCGTCCGCTGGCGTCGCTGAGCCGATGGCGCCTGCACTCGGCCCCGCCCGCACGGTTCGACAGCACCCTGTCACCCTACCTGCGTCGTGCGGCACTGCAGCTGCCCGGCGGCTTCAACCCGCGCACCGCCACCCTGGCCCAGCAATGGCGGCAGGAGGCCGGCGCCGACGACGAGGCCATCGTCCGCCGCGCGCTGCAATGGATCACCCGCGACTTCTCCTACACGCTGGCCACGCCCCCGGCAGGGCGTGATCCGGTCGACGAGTTCCTGTTCGGCTACAAAGCCGGCTTCTGCCAGCACTTCAGCTCGGCCTTCGTGGTGCTGATGCGCAATGCCGGCATTCCGGCACGCGTGGTGACCGGCTTCGCGGGAGGTACCCGCAACCGCATCGGCGACTACTGGGTGCTGCGGCGGATGGACGCCCATGCCTGGGCCGAGGTATGGCTGCCGCAACGCGGCTGGGTGCGGGTCGACCCGACCGCTGCCGTCGCCCCCGAACGTATTCTCGACACCCTCGACGATCGCCTGCAGGCCGGCACCGACACGCCGATGCAACAGCGCTGGCTGCAACTGGGGCAGATGGGCGACTGGCTGCGCCGCGGCTGGAATGACCTGGTGCTGTCCTTCGATGCGCGCCGCCAGCAGCAGCTGCTCAAGCCGCTTGGGCTGGACGACCTGGGGCCGGCACAGCTGATAGCCGGCTTCGTGACGGCCGCGTTGATGGCGCTGGCGTGGATGGCCTGGCTGCTGGCCCGCGGCGAACGCGAACGTGATCCGCTGCTGCGCGGCTGGCACCGGCTGGGTCGCCGCTACGCCCCCCTCGGCCTGGCCCGCGAACCGCATGAAACCGCACAGGACTGGGCGCGTCGGGTACATGCCCGCCGCCCCGATCCGGCACTGCTGGCACTCAGCCAGCGTTTCGCCGACGCGCGTTACGCTGGAACTTGCACCGAGCTCGCTTCATTATTGCGGGACCTGCGCAGGCATCGCCCGACTTCCGGAGCCTCCCCATGA
- a CDS encoding DUF58 domain-containing protein, translated as MQLLARPRRPEALPQRLDRHRIYVLPTRFGLFVATLLAAMLLGALNYNNNPALLLALLLAAAAIASAIAAHLQLSGVQIDAIAAEPVPAGQPLRLRVDLSLRDPRARHGLHLQLGDSEAWTSLPAHGRGEVELEVPSERRGWLELPRIRLSTTQPLGLVRAWSWVWPEQPLLVYPLAETTAPALPESGNAPLHTRAHASGEELHQLRPYRAGDAPRSISWKHSARRDSLLVREYEKPIGIEVVLDWRMLAPLDHEARIARLARWVGMAEREGRRYTLLLPAHPPFGPGQGANHHHLCLRALALMPHG; from the coding sequence ATGCAGCTGTTGGCTCGGCCACGCAGGCCCGAAGCCTTGCCGCAGCGACTGGACCGTCATCGCATCTACGTGCTGCCGACCCGCTTCGGCCTGTTCGTCGCCACTCTGTTGGCGGCGATGCTGCTGGGCGCGCTGAACTACAACAACAACCCGGCGCTGCTGCTGGCCCTGCTGCTGGCGGCCGCCGCGATCGCCAGCGCCATCGCCGCTCACCTGCAGCTGTCCGGCGTGCAGATCGATGCGATCGCCGCCGAGCCGGTACCGGCCGGGCAACCGTTGCGCCTGCGCGTGGACCTGTCGCTGCGCGATCCGCGCGCGCGCCATGGCCTGCACCTGCAGCTGGGCGACAGCGAAGCCTGGACCTCACTGCCGGCACACGGTCGCGGTGAGGTGGAACTGGAGGTACCGAGCGAACGCCGCGGCTGGCTGGAGCTGCCGCGCATCCGCCTGTCCACCACCCAGCCACTGGGACTGGTGCGGGCGTGGTCGTGGGTGTGGCCGGAACAACCGCTGCTGGTCTATCCACTGGCCGAGACAACCGCACCTGCACTTCCGGAGAGTGGCAACGCCCCCCTGCACACGCGTGCCCATGCCAGTGGCGAGGAACTGCATCAGCTGCGCCCCTACCGCGCCGGCGACGCGCCACGCAGCATTTCCTGGAAGCACTCCGCGCGCCGCGACAGCCTGCTGGTGCGCGAGTATGAAAAGCCGATCGGCATCGAAGTGGTGCTGGATTGGCGCATGCTGGCACCGCTGGACCACGAAGCACGCATCGCGCGGCTGGCGCGCTGGGTCGGCATGGCCGAACGCGAGGGGCGACGCTACACCCTGCTGCTGCCGGCGCATCCACCGTTCGGCCCCGGCCAGGGTGCCAACCATCACCACCTGTGCCTGCGCGCGCTGGCGCTGATGCCCCATGGCTGA
- a CDS encoding AAA family ATPase, which yields MPASSPNPSMLTDQLRQALREAQDQVNALVLGKVPEVRLAFVALLSAGHLLIEDLPGLGKTTLAHALASSLGLSFQRVQFTSDLLPADVLGVSVYEAGSRQFQFHPGPVFTHVLLADEINRAPPRTQSALLEAMAEQQVTLDGQTHPLPDPFFVIATQNPVDLSGTFPLPDSQLDRFLLRLAMGYPSAQAERELLRGSDRRDLIARAVPKLDDTQVRELRDAVGQVHASDALIDYVQALLTRSRQHAGVRVGLSPRAGLALLRAAKAHALLLGRGHVVPEDVQTLFVAVAGHRLVAEAESSSGPALARAILQTVAVD from the coding sequence ATGCCAGCTTCGTCCCCCAACCCCAGCATGCTAACCGATCAATTGCGACAGGCCCTGCGGGAGGCACAGGATCAGGTGAACGCACTGGTGCTGGGCAAGGTGCCGGAAGTCAGGCTGGCTTTCGTCGCGCTGCTGTCCGCTGGGCACCTGCTGATCGAGGATCTGCCCGGCCTGGGCAAGACCACGCTGGCACATGCACTGGCCAGCAGCCTCGGCCTCAGCTTCCAGCGCGTGCAGTTCACCTCCGACCTGTTGCCCGCCGATGTACTGGGCGTCTCGGTGTATGAAGCGGGCAGTCGCCAGTTCCAGTTCCATCCCGGCCCGGTGTTCACCCACGTACTGCTGGCCGACGAGATCAACCGCGCACCACCGCGCACGCAGAGCGCACTGCTGGAGGCAATGGCCGAGCAACAGGTCACCCTGGATGGACAGACCCATCCGCTGCCCGATCCGTTCTTCGTGATCGCCACGCAGAATCCGGTGGACCTGTCCGGCACCTTCCCGCTGCCGGATTCGCAGCTGGATCGCTTCCTGCTGCGGCTGGCGATGGGCTACCCCAGTGCCCAGGCCGAACGCGAGCTGCTGCGTGGCAGTGATCGCCGCGACCTGATCGCACGCGCGGTACCGAAGCTGGACGATACCCAGGTGCGTGAACTGCGCGATGCGGTTGGCCAGGTGCATGCCAGCGACGCACTCATCGACTACGTGCAGGCGCTGCTGACCCGCAGCCGCCAGCACGCCGGCGTGCGCGTCGGCCTGTCACCGCGTGCAGGCCTGGCCCTGCTGCGTGCGGCCAAGGCACATGCGCTGCTGCTGGGCCGCGGCCATGTAGTGCCCGAAGACGTGCAGACCCTGTTCGTGGCAGTGGCCGGCCACCGGCTGGTGGCGGAGGCGGAATCCAGCTCGGGGCCGGCACTGGCGCGTGCGATCCTGCAGACCGTCGCGGTGGACTGA
- a CDS encoding glycosyltransferase family 39 protein yields the protein MQGEQRARTIFLWLWTLVTAAKLVVAARLPLFVDEAFYWQEGQHLAAAYSDLPGLTAWLARLGVEIGGHHVLALRLPFLAMGALLPLLVARIATRWFGNVAGWQAGSLTLLMPLSATLGLLAVPDVPMALAAVICLHAGARLLHNVDASSAMKLALGLMIGALSHYRFIGVIGVGFIALLALPQGRRMLADPRVWVALAVGVLAWLPLLAWNADNHDAGLKFQVVERHPWTFEWAGLWFLLIQPMLVTPILCIAMWKVALAGTRSGGGARVQWRYFGLVGGVSTLGIFLLGFFTDVERISFHWPLPGYLALLVAVPVVLNGWPRWLRRTGWWLAGAGMVLAFGYYLMASTPSLREQLAGSKYYPRNFAGWQPLAVAVRDELQQMPAGTRVLAGNFKVGAELGFQLGNGDIEVLPHPLNDKHGRTAQLAQWGLLHEGERAAPMLLVLSPSDQRYRDLLARYHAICEQVGPLPAPRVVSSDHGFQRFLLFRLPAQRAAGPCVTPAMAWLDAPSNGEKVSGTLAVKGWAFKDGVGLARVEVLVDGRSIGDAQYGRVFDVRHTWPDSTDPRHPAVGFDASLDTATLAPGRHWLGLRLHGNDGSVEEWQEQPFEVR from the coding sequence ATGCAAGGCGAACAGCGCGCACGAACGATATTTCTCTGGTTATGGACGCTGGTCACAGCGGCCAAGCTGGTGGTGGCCGCGCGCCTGCCACTGTTTGTCGATGAGGCGTTCTACTGGCAGGAAGGCCAGCATCTGGCGGCTGCCTATTCCGATCTGCCCGGGTTGACCGCATGGCTGGCACGGCTCGGCGTGGAGATCGGCGGCCACCACGTCCTGGCGCTGCGCCTGCCGTTCCTGGCCATGGGTGCATTGCTGCCGCTGCTGGTGGCGCGCATCGCCACGCGCTGGTTCGGCAACGTGGCCGGATGGCAGGCCGGCAGCCTGACACTGTTGATGCCGTTGTCGGCCACGCTGGGGCTGCTGGCGGTGCCGGACGTGCCGATGGCACTGGCGGCGGTGATCTGCCTGCACGCCGGCGCGCGCCTGCTGCACAACGTCGATGCGTCTTCGGCGATGAAGCTGGCGCTGGGCCTGATGATCGGTGCGCTCAGCCACTACCGCTTCATCGGCGTCATCGGTGTTGGCTTCATTGCGTTGCTGGCGTTGCCGCAGGGGCGGCGCATGCTGGCTGATCCACGCGTATGGGTGGCGCTCGCAGTGGGCGTGCTGGCCTGGCTGCCGCTGCTGGCGTGGAATGCGGACAATCACGATGCCGGCCTGAAGTTCCAGGTGGTCGAGCGCCATCCCTGGACTTTCGAATGGGCTGGGCTGTGGTTCCTGCTGATCCAGCCGATGCTGGTCACGCCGATCCTGTGCATCGCGATGTGGAAGGTGGCGTTGGCGGGCACCCGCAGTGGTGGCGGCGCGCGGGTGCAGTGGCGTTACTTCGGCCTGGTCGGTGGTGTTTCAACGCTTGGCATCTTCCTGCTGGGGTTCTTCACCGACGTCGAGCGGATCAGCTTCCACTGGCCGTTGCCGGGCTATCTGGCGCTGCTGGTGGCGGTGCCGGTGGTGCTCAACGGCTGGCCGCGCTGGCTGCGCCGTACCGGCTGGTGGCTGGCCGGCGCCGGCATGGTGCTGGCATTCGGCTATTACCTGATGGCATCCACGCCTTCGCTGCGTGAGCAGCTGGCGGGCAGCAAGTACTACCCGCGCAACTTCGCCGGCTGGCAGCCGCTGGCGGTGGCGGTGCGCGATGAGCTGCAGCAGATGCCGGCCGGCACGCGCGTGCTGGCCGGCAACTTCAAGGTCGGGGCCGAATTGGGCTTCCAGCTGGGCAATGGTGATATCGAGGTGCTGCCGCATCCGCTCAACGACAAGCATGGCCGTACCGCGCAGCTGGCGCAGTGGGGGTTGCTGCACGAGGGCGAGCGTGCGGCGCCGATGCTGTTGGTGCTGTCGCCCAGTGACCAGCGTTACCGCGATCTGCTGGCGCGCTATCACGCCATCTGTGAACAGGTCGGGCCGTTGCCCGCGCCGCGGGTGGTCAGCAGCGACCATGGGTTCCAGCGTTTCCTGCTGTTCCGCCTGCCGGCACAGCGGGCGGCGGGTCCGTGCGTGACCCCGGCGATGGCGTGGCTGGATGCGCCATCCAACGGTGAAAAGGTTTCGGGCACGCTTGCCGTCAAGGGCTGGGCGTTCAAGGATGGCGTCGGCCTGGCGCGTGTCGAGGTGCTGGTCGATGGCCGCTCTATCGGTGACGCGCAGTACGGGCGTGTGTTCGACGTGCGCCACACCTGGCCGGACAGCACCGACCCGCGGCATCCGGCGGTGGGCTTCGATGCGTCGCTGGATACCGCCACTCTGGCACCGGGCCGGCATTGGCTGGGCCTGCGCCTGCATGGCAACGATGGCAGCGTGGAAGAGTGGCAGGAGCAGCCGTTCGAAGTTCGTTGA